A window of the Euzebya pacifica genome harbors these coding sequences:
- a CDS encoding CaiB/BaiF CoA transferase family protein has product MNPAGDSAEPGPLSGLVVADFSRILAGPYATMMLADLGADVIKVESPAGDDTRTWKPPTRDGQSTYYLAINRNKRSIALDLTDPDDLAVAQRLVARADVMVQNFRHGGLDRFGLDHDTVRAANPGLVYASITGFGSGDGAALPGYDLMVQAISGLMSLTGDAEGPPTRAGVAVCDVITGLHAAVGILAALQRRAGTGLGDHVEVDLLSSTLSGLVNQASAVVAGGIVPSRMGNAHPSIFPYDPLPTADGQIIVIAANDGQFRSLCTILGCPELLDDPRFATNADRTANRAELEPLLVDALRVRTTGEWFESFRAAGLPGGPVHTVAEGVAFAESLGLSPVVEVDGVPSIRNPIGLGTAAPSYRHGPPSIGQHDAEIRAWLDES; this is encoded by the coding sequence GTGAACCCAGCGGGTGATTCGGCCGAGCCCGGTCCACTCAGCGGGCTCGTCGTCGCGGACTTCTCCCGCATCCTCGCCGGCCCCTACGCCACGATGATGCTGGCCGACCTCGGTGCCGACGTGATCAAGGTCGAGAGCCCCGCCGGCGACGACACGCGGACGTGGAAGCCCCCGACCCGCGACGGCCAGTCGACGTACTACCTGGCGATCAACCGGAACAAGCGATCGATCGCCCTGGACCTGACCGACCCCGACGACCTGGCCGTCGCCCAACGCCTCGTCGCCCGGGCCGATGTCATGGTGCAGAACTTCCGCCACGGCGGCCTCGACCGGTTCGGACTGGACCACGACACGGTGCGCGCCGCCAACCCGGGGCTGGTCTACGCCTCCATCACCGGGTTCGGCAGTGGCGACGGGGCGGCCCTGCCCGGCTATGACCTCATGGTCCAAGCCATCAGCGGGCTCATGAGCCTGACGGGCGACGCCGAGGGACCACCCACGCGTGCCGGCGTCGCCGTGTGCGACGTCATCACCGGGTTGCACGCGGCCGTCGGCATCCTCGCCGCACTCCAGCGTCGCGCCGGCACGGGACTCGGCGACCACGTCGAGGTCGACCTGCTCAGCTCGACCCTCTCCGGTCTGGTCAACCAGGCCAGCGCGGTCGTGGCCGGCGGGATCGTGCCTTCCCGCATGGGCAACGCCCACCCCAGCATCTTCCCCTACGACCCGCTGCCCACCGCCGACGGCCAGATCATCGTGATCGCCGCCAACGACGGACAGTTCCGTAGCCTCTGCACGATCCTCGGGTGTCCCGAGTTGCTCGACGACCCGCGCTTCGCGACCAACGCCGACCGCACCGCCAACCGCGCCGAGCTCGAACCGTTGCTCGTCGACGCGCTGCGGGTCAGGACCACGGGGGAGTGGTTCGAGTCGTTCCGCGCGGCCGGGCTGCCGGGCGGGCCGGTGCACACCGTGGCCGAGGGGGTCGCGTTCGCGGAGTCCCTGGGGCTGTCCCCGGTGGTGGAGGTCGACGGCGTGCCCTCGATCCGCAACCCAATCGGGTTGGGCACAGCCGCTCCCAGCTATCGACACGGCCCACCGTCCATCGGCCAGCACGACGCCGAGATCCGCGCGTGGCTGGACGAAAGCTGA
- a CDS encoding Fur family transcriptional regulator, with amino-acid sequence METELREAGLRVTRQRLAVLETLKDRTDALSAQDVWAEFRQRGETIGLSTVYRALESLQEAGLLDSFDRDGEQAYRFCSTSHHHHLVCLSCNEVEELQAEIVEEWVGRVSEAHDFQVTAHRADIYGRCANCKE; translated from the coding sequence ATGGAAACGGAGCTCCGCGAAGCGGGACTGCGCGTCACGCGCCAACGGCTCGCCGTGCTCGAGACGCTCAAGGACCGCACCGACGCCCTGAGCGCCCAGGACGTGTGGGCCGAGTTCCGCCAGCGTGGGGAGACCATCGGCCTGTCCACGGTCTACCGGGCGCTGGAGTCACTCCAGGAAGCCGGGCTGCTCGACTCCTTCGACCGGGACGGTGAGCAGGCCTACCGGTTCTGCTCCACCAGCCACCACCACCACCTCGTCTGCCTGTCGTGCAACGAGGTGGAGGAGCTGCAGGCCGAGATCGTGGAGGAGTGGGTGGGCCGGGTCTCGGAGGCCCACGACTTCCAGGTGACCGCGCATCGCGCCGACATCTACGGTCGTTGCGCGAACTGCAAGGAGTGA
- a CDS encoding metal ABC transporter substrate-binding protein yields MSHRPTLAILALVLSFAAAACGGGTDATAESPASEEATAAADGLVVVTTTNILADLTDRLVGDHGTVTALMPVGADPHSFQLSSAQGQQLLDADIVVANGLGLEEGMLDALESAAEEGVEVVSLAETVTTLEEGHAEEEDHAEEDHSEEDHAEEEGHAHEHDHADGDPHFWMDPDRVAEAIEDLALHLAEVDDSATEDEWAARAEVLVAELHELDEEVEEILSVVADDRRVLVTNHDSYDYFADAYDFEVLGTVIPGGGTLAEPSAADLEILVEDIRDAGVTAIFTETTDPSRLAEVVAEEVGEEIAVVQLVGGSLTDADGPAATYADYMRHNATLIADALG; encoded by the coding sequence GTGTCACATCGCCCCACCCTTGCCATCCTCGCCCTCGTGCTGTCGTTCGCCGCTGCCGCCTGCGGTGGCGGAACCGACGCCACCGCGGAGTCGCCTGCGAGCGAGGAGGCAACCGCTGCCGCCGACGGCCTCGTGGTCGTCACGACGACCAACATCCTCGCCGACCTCACCGACCGGCTCGTGGGCGATCACGGCACGGTCACCGCCCTGATGCCGGTCGGCGCCGATCCCCACAGCTTCCAGCTCTCCTCCGCCCAGGGGCAGCAGCTGCTCGACGCCGACATCGTCGTCGCCAACGGCCTCGGGCTCGAGGAGGGCATGCTCGACGCGCTGGAGTCCGCCGCTGAGGAAGGGGTGGAGGTGGTGTCCCTCGCGGAGACCGTGACGACGCTCGAGGAGGGCCACGCGGAGGAGGAGGACCACGCGGAGGAGGATCACAGCGAGGAGGACCACGCGGAGGAGGAGGGGCACGCGCACGAGCACGACCACGCCGATGGCGACCCGCACTTCTGGATGGACCCCGATCGTGTTGCCGAGGCCATCGAGGACCTGGCGCTGCACCTCGCCGAGGTCGATGACAGCGCGACCGAGGACGAGTGGGCCGCGCGCGCCGAGGTCCTCGTCGCGGAGCTCCACGAGCTCGACGAGGAGGTCGAGGAGATCCTGTCGGTGGTGGCCGACGACCGTCGCGTCCTCGTGACGAACCACGACAGCTACGACTACTTCGCCGACGCCTACGACTTCGAGGTCCTCGGTACGGTCATCCCCGGCGGTGGCACCCTCGCCGAGCCCAGCGCAGCCGACCTCGAGATCCTTGTCGAGGACATCCGCGATGCCGGGGTGACCGCGATCTTCACCGAGACCACCGACCCGTCCCGCCTCGCCGAGGTCGTCGCCGAGGAGGTCGGGGAGGAGATCGCCGTGGTCCAGCTGGTCGGTGGCTCCCTCACCGACGCCGACGGCCCGGCTGCCACCTACGCCGACTACATGCGGCACAACGCCACCCTGATCGCCGACGCGCTCGGCTGA
- a CDS encoding cell wall-binding repeat-containing protein, which produces MRIRTALALTVLVMALVPLSPASAQALPGTIVYLQDGNVIASAPDGSASHVVAGGGVWEAPSMADDGTVVAVRDGETIVRMTQSGEVLSSFVPDDVFAGGIYDMEVSADGSLVAYASIMLCNRPNGDLDSCRNTELIPSDGRQTASLGGVVQSHGLTFVPGTATVVVNGLETFGPGSTETSPWFDRGLVDVADIDISPDGSLLAVAGCDHGATEHPGLGCAPVIEMHRMNGAPPAAPTALPCFIVNDEEVVSFDDVSIAPNNGGVVFTERLAEEDLDEAEVVVLPGFSADPCGAGEDIVLAEGATDPFWGAADYDPDGGPVDPGPVDPGPVDPGEVFRIDGGGAADPIGQAVATSRSLFEDGAADRVVLATADRFPDALAGAALAGTRGPILLTPSGADLDPRVEAEIARVTGGDGTVLTLGGDAAVSELAATTARAAAGGRSCDAPLPSTCRFAGSGREDTAARIAEVVLAEQPGSRVLLARGDAFADAITGGAYAAAAGVPILLTPSTQLNQTTAAFLGAHTAVTEVVVLGGEAAVAETVVDELSVPQVRRVSGADRTATSAAIATELWHAEGLDGGGVVVVNVRHDQGWQTALTAAVVSAAAGAPQLGVETPPAEASPAVIAAARTVGTSQVLTFGGADLVTDGQLAAIAG; this is translated from the coding sequence ATGCGCATCCGCACCGCACTGGCCCTCACCGTCCTGGTGATGGCCCTCGTCCCCCTCTCGCCGGCCTCCGCCCAGGCGCTGCCCGGCACGATCGTCTACCTGCAGGACGGCAACGTCATCGCCTCGGCCCCGGACGGGTCGGCCAGCCACGTCGTCGCTGGTGGCGGCGTGTGGGAGGCCCCCAGCATGGCCGACGACGGCACGGTCGTCGCCGTCCGCGACGGTGAGACCATCGTCCGCATGACCCAGTCGGGTGAGGTCCTGTCCTCCTTCGTGCCCGACGACGTCTTCGCCGGCGGCATCTACGACATGGAGGTCAGCGCCGACGGCTCGCTGGTCGCCTACGCCTCCATCATGTTGTGCAACCGGCCCAACGGTGACCTGGACTCCTGCCGGAACACCGAGCTGATCCCCAGCGACGGGCGCCAGACCGCCTCGCTGGGCGGTGTGGTGCAGAGTCACGGCCTGACGTTCGTGCCCGGCACCGCCACCGTCGTCGTCAACGGGCTGGAGACCTTCGGCCCGGGTTCCACCGAGACCTCCCCGTGGTTCGACCGGGGCCTGGTCGACGTCGCCGACATCGACATCTCCCCCGACGGATCGCTCCTCGCCGTTGCCGGCTGTGACCACGGAGCCACCGAGCACCCGGGTCTCGGCTGTGCCCCCGTGATCGAGATGCACCGGATGAACGGCGCACCCCCGGCGGCACCCACGGCGCTGCCCTGCTTCATCGTCAACGACGAGGAAGTCGTGTCCTTCGACGACGTGTCCATCGCCCCCAACAACGGTGGGGTCGTCTTCACCGAGCGCCTCGCCGAGGAGGACCTCGACGAGGCCGAGGTTGTGGTCCTGCCCGGTTTCTCCGCCGACCCCTGCGGCGCCGGGGAGGACATCGTCCTGGCCGAGGGCGCAACCGATCCCTTCTGGGGTGCGGCCGACTACGACCCCGACGGCGGCCCCGTCGACCCTGGTCCGGTCGATCCCGGTCCCGTCGACCCCGGGGAGGTCTTCCGCATCGACGGGGGCGGCGCCGCCGATCCCATCGGGCAGGCCGTCGCCACGTCCCGTTCGTTGTTCGAGGACGGCGCCGCGGACCGTGTGGTCCTTGCGACCGCTGACCGGTTCCCCGACGCCCTGGCGGGCGCGGCGCTGGCCGGCACCCGTGGGCCGATCCTGCTGACCCCGTCGGGGGCCGACCTCGACCCCCGGGTGGAGGCGGAGATCGCACGGGTCACCGGCGGTGACGGCACGGTGCTGACCCTCGGCGGCGACGCCGCGGTCAGCGAGCTGGCTGCCACCACGGCACGGGCCGCTGCCGGCGGTCGGTCCTGTGACGCGCCGCTTCCGTCCACCTGCCGGTTCGCCGGTTCCGGACGCGAGGACACCGCGGCACGGATCGCCGAGGTCGTCCTGGCCGAGCAGCCGGGCAGCCGTGTGCTGCTGGCCCGTGGCGACGCGTTCGCCGACGCCATCACCGGTGGTGCCTACGCCGCCGCGGCGGGGGTACCGATCCTGCTGACCCCGTCGACGCAGCTCAACCAGACCACCGCTGCCTTCCTCGGCGCCCACACGGCGGTCACCGAGGTGGTCGTCCTCGGCGGTGAGGCCGCCGTGGCCGAGACGGTCGTCGACGAGCTGTCGGTCCCGCAGGTCCGCCGGGTGTCGGGTGCCGACCGCACCGCCACCTCCGCGGCGATCGCCACCGAGCTGTGGCACGCCGAGGGACTGGACGGCGGGGGAGTCGTGGTCGTCAACGTGCGCCACGACCAGGGCTGGCAGACCGCGCTGACCGCGGCCGTCGTCTCGGCTGCTGCCGGTGCCCCGCAGCTCGGCGTGGAGACCCCACCCGCGGAGGCATCCCCGGCCGTCATCGCGGCCGCACGGACCGTCGGGACCAGCCAGGTCCTCACCTTCGGTGGGGCCGACCTGGTGACCGACGGGCAGCTGGCGGCGATCGCTGGGTGA
- a CDS encoding NAD(P)/FAD-dependent oxidoreductase, translating into MTPPTSPSQSSATPTSATASAVRSGPGDGTTDRADVVVVGAGVSGLVAARRLVDAGLRVVVLDKGRSPGGRLATRRLDDTGDAVADHGAQFFTVRSDAFAELVDSWPVEVWHHGAATARSILDDPTTVEEGGDGHPRYCAPEGMNRIARHLARGLDVRTDVRVVRVHEGGPWSGGRWGVVAADGTVWAADGVLLTAPVPQVAALLDAPLPDDVAAVAYDPRLCLMATLDGPSGLPEAGAVQFSDGPANHLADNASKGVSRRPTITLHLTGPASAERWDVDDAAIAAELLDMVRPWLSAEVVASQVKRWRYATPTTPHADRAVRIVEPAGVGSTGPGSAGVGSAGGVVVAGDAFGGPKVEGAALSGLAAAALFGVS; encoded by the coding sequence GTGACCCCGCCGACCTCCCCCTCGCAGTCCTCCGCCACGCCGACCTCCGCCACCGCGTCCGCCGTGCGCTCCGGGCCCGGTGACGGCACGACCGACCGGGCCGACGTGGTCGTCGTGGGGGCGGGGGTGTCGGGGCTCGTGGCCGCGCGTCGCCTCGTCGATGCCGGTCTGCGGGTGGTCGTGCTGGACAAGGGGCGCTCGCCCGGTGGCCGGCTGGCAACGCGTCGGCTCGACGACACCGGCGATGCCGTGGCCGACCACGGTGCGCAGTTCTTCACCGTGCGCTCCGACGCGTTCGCCGAGCTGGTGGACAGCTGGCCGGTGGAGGTGTGGCATCACGGGGCGGCGACGGCCCGGTCGATCCTCGATGACCCCACCACGGTGGAGGAGGGTGGCGACGGCCATCCGCGGTACTGCGCCCCGGAGGGGATGAACCGGATCGCTCGCCACTTGGCGAGGGGGCTGGACGTCCGCACCGACGTCCGGGTGGTCCGTGTGCACGAGGGCGGCCCGTGGAGCGGTGGCCGATGGGGTGTCGTCGCCGCGGACGGCACCGTGTGGGCGGCCGACGGGGTGCTGCTGACCGCACCGGTACCGCAGGTGGCCGCGCTGCTCGACGCACCCCTGCCCGACGACGTGGCCGCTGTGGCCTACGACCCCCGCCTGTGCCTCATGGCGACGCTGGACGGCCCGTCCGGACTGCCCGAGGCGGGGGCCGTCCAGTTCAGCGACGGCCCGGCCAACCACCTGGCCGACAACGCCTCCAAGGGCGTGTCGCGTCGTCCGACGATCACCCTCCACCTGACCGGGCCGGCCAGCGCCGAGCGGTGGGACGTCGACGATGCCGCGATCGCGGCCGAGCTGCTCGACATGGTCCGTCCGTGGCTGTCAGCCGAGGTCGTGGCCAGCCAGGTGAAGCGGTGGCGCTACGCCACCCCCACGACGCCACACGCCGACCGAGCCGTCCGCATCGTCGAACCTGCGGGGGTGGGCTCGACCGGCCCGGGGTCTGCGGGGGTGGGCTCGGCCGGCGGAGTCGTCGTCGCGGGGGACGCGTTCGGCGGGCCGAAGGTGGAGGGTGCGGCGCTGTCGGGCCTGGCCGCGGCCGCCCTGTTCGGGGTGTCCTGA
- a CDS encoding sialidase family protein: MNTTRASVSALLVLGLLLSLLVATQSVSADPVDPACESYDSAANASSACDVTGRWTQIGHNNFEPTMGVTPEGGLYMATTPGRGVAVGWRAGVAKAESLDSAFTSGGWTDVQPTIAGYSNPPETNDPYAYVDPSTGRIFSFHMSPILLCSILSFSDDGGETWTTPPVGCGPSGAWDHQTMVAAPPTPGTVMLGDYPNVLIQCVNSVYAEMCARSLDGGLTWGAGYPAYPNPSLTGAGTQTGHLAAGSDGTIYLPSPNGGNQASIYVSDDSGLTWTEREITDMDIPFSDPAIDLDAAGVLHVTWIDTDNHLWYSLSTDKAVTFTDPVRVTSTGVHAELPALVAGDAGRVAIAFAGTRDLPNGYDTDVAAKDVSWGAYIAVTDTAIPGQAPTFDIVNTTGDDPIQRGTSCNSRCLFLVDFIDVVVAPDGTPVAAFSDGCDNAACIAGTASNNVTDRGKGMIAVADFDLCEETCHQFTPAEGGQSPLLGAVLPAAEHIGFEARDVLGDARYEALLQTHLDELGFTPAE; encoded by the coding sequence ATGAACACCACCCGCGCGTCCGTGTCCGCCCTGCTCGTCCTCGGCCTGCTGCTGTCCTTGCTGGTCGCCACCCAGTCGGTCAGCGCCGACCCAGTCGATCCCGCCTGCGAGTCCTACGACTCCGCGGCCAACGCCTCCTCCGCCTGTGACGTCACCGGGCGCTGGACACAGATCGGCCACAACAACTTCGAGCCCACCATGGGTGTGACTCCGGAGGGTGGCCTGTACATGGCGACGACCCCCGGCCGTGGTGTGGCGGTTGGCTGGCGCGCCGGGGTGGCGAAGGCCGAGTCGCTGGACTCGGCGTTCACGTCCGGCGGGTGGACCGACGTGCAGCCGACGATCGCCGGGTACTCCAACCCCCCGGAGACCAACGACCCGTACGCCTACGTCGACCCCTCGACCGGTCGGATCTTCAGCTTCCACATGAGCCCGATCCTGCTGTGCTCGATCCTCAGCTTCTCCGACGACGGTGGCGAGACGTGGACGACCCCGCCGGTGGGTTGTGGCCCCTCGGGTGCGTGGGACCACCAGACGATGGTCGCCGCGCCGCCCACCCCCGGCACCGTGATGCTGGGTGACTACCCCAACGTGCTGATCCAGTGCGTCAACTCCGTCTACGCCGAGATGTGTGCCCGCTCCCTGGACGGCGGCCTGACCTGGGGCGCCGGCTACCCGGCCTACCCCAACCCGTCGCTGACCGGTGCCGGCACTCAGACCGGCCACCTCGCCGCGGGGTCCGACGGCACGATCTACCTGCCCTCCCCCAACGGTGGCAACCAGGCCAGCATCTACGTCTCCGACGACTCGGGCCTGACCTGGACCGAGCGCGAGATCACCGACATGGACATCCCGTTCTCCGACCCGGCGATCGACCTGGACGCCGCGGGTGTCCTGCACGTCACCTGGATCGACACCGACAACCACCTCTGGTACTCCCTGTCCACCGACAAGGCCGTCACCTTCACCGATCCGGTGCGCGTCACCTCCACCGGGGTGCACGCCGAGCTGCCGGCCCTGGTCGCTGGTGACGCCGGCCGTGTTGCCATCGCCTTCGCCGGTACCCGTGACCTGCCCAACGGCTACGACACCGACGTGGCCGCCAAAGACGTGTCGTGGGGCGCCTACATCGCGGTGACCGACACGGCGATCCCCGGGCAGGCACCCACGTTCGACATCGTCAACACGACCGGCGACGACCCGATCCAGCGCGGCACCTCCTGCAACTCGCGGTGCTTGTTCCTGGTGGACTTCATCGACGTCGTCGTCGCCCCGGACGGCACCCCGGTGGCGGCGTTCTCCGACGGCTGCGACAACGCTGCCTGCATCGCGGGCACGGCCAGCAACAACGTCACCGACCGCGGCAAGGGCATGATCGCCGTCGCCGACTTCGACCTGTGCGAGGAGACCTGCCACCAGTTCACCCCGGCGGAGGGTGGGCAGTCGCCGCTGCTGGGTGCGGTCCTGCCGGCTGCCGAGCACATCGGCTTCGAGGCCCGGGACGTGCTGGGCGACGCCCGCTACGAGGCGCTGCTGCAGACCCACCTGGACGAGCTGGGGTTCACCCCCGCGGAGTGA
- a CDS encoding carbon-nitrogen hydrolase family protein yields the protein MRIAAAQTRPAWGDSARTTTIVTDWIQRAATTGVDLLAFGETFLSGYPFWVSPTDGGRFDDPDQAAAYAYYLDAAVELDGPEVDAVAECVADTGVFTYLGITERGGGSGRGTVWCTLLAISPRDGVVSAHRKLRPTFEERLVWGAGDGNGLRVHDTGHGIRVGGLNCWENWMPQARHALYAAGEDLHVSVWPGGEHNTHDIPRFLAKEGRVVSLAASAVLELDDIPDDFPLLDRLDPDDVSFDGGSAIAGPDGRWLAEPLVGREGFVVADIDPATIRAARHTFDATGHYSRPDVFSVTVDRRRQAAATFLDDPRR from the coding sequence ATGCGCATCGCAGCGGCACAGACCAGGCCCGCGTGGGGGGACTCGGCCCGCACGACCACGATCGTCACCGACTGGATCCAGCGGGCCGCCACGACCGGGGTGGACCTGCTCGCGTTCGGCGAGACGTTCCTGTCGGGCTATCCGTTCTGGGTCAGCCCCACCGACGGCGGCCGATTCGACGACCCCGACCAGGCAGCCGCCTACGCCTACTACCTCGACGCCGCCGTCGAGCTCGACGGCCCCGAGGTGGACGCCGTCGCCGAGTGCGTCGCCGACACCGGCGTCTTCACCTACCTGGGCATCACCGAACGGGGCGGCGGCTCGGGACGTGGGACGGTGTGGTGCACCCTGCTGGCCATCTCGCCCCGGGACGGCGTCGTCAGCGCCCACCGCAAGCTCCGACCGACGTTCGAGGAGCGGCTGGTCTGGGGTGCCGGCGACGGCAACGGCCTGCGCGTGCACGACACCGGCCACGGCATCCGGGTCGGCGGGCTGAACTGCTGGGAGAACTGGATGCCGCAGGCTCGCCACGCGTTGTACGCCGCGGGCGAGGACCTGCACGTCTCGGTCTGGCCCGGCGGCGAGCACAACACCCACGACATCCCCCGCTTCCTCGCCAAGGAGGGACGGGTCGTGTCGCTGGCCGCCTCGGCGGTCCTCGAGCTCGACGACATCCCCGACGACTTCCCCCTGCTGGACCGGCTCGACCCCGACGACGTGTCGTTCGACGGGGGCAGCGCGATCGCCGGCCCCGATGGTCGCTGGCTGGCCGAGCCGTTGGTGGGCCGCGAGGGGTTCGTCGTCGCCGACATCGACCCGGCGACCATCCGGGCCGCACGGCACACCTTCGATGCGACCGGCCACTACAGCCGGCCCGACGTCTTCTCCGTCACCGTCGACCGTCGCCGCCAGGCGGCTGCCACGTTCCTCGACGACCCCCGCCGCTGA
- a CDS encoding cell wall-binding repeat-containing protein, whose amino-acid sequence MHVITRRHFVAIVPALLALALLLPAAPARAAHPGPNGPIAYQKADGTIRVLSLDGSQATIFNPIVGVTALLENPSVSPDGTRVAFVFAGPANTEIWTYHLGSGQYTQLTAVDELGLASSPSWEPDGSAIVFTGIDTRDQLIKLWSVTPDGQTRPTPIGGPPNGTLEVAVSPRGDVIATWDEIGDRIELYVRATGEQVTLFTTGDGGIVGGQSPQAETANGQPFQNALNFSWAPDGSSVLFDCNGGQVCEIRTDGTGLRIVTDGIPNTGQAFFHGSYTPAGDEIVYAAFPPSNPNNPQVPRLFVVPASAGRLADGSNETQVTVDDGQFTADSQPDVGVAFGTPPTGGTLPPTPLPGGGGSGGGGSTSAFDDDPAVTPSIGTNDPTTTALDISAVRFGQAGSADVAVLSRNDRFPDSLAGTALTGDGPLLLTSSAQLDPAVGQELTRALPDGSTVYLLGGVNALSVAVEQAVRDLGLTPVRLAGPDRIATALAVADEVQRRYPGRAPLALVARAGGPADNPTAGWADSVSAGGLAARNRTPILLTDSAALDPRVEAWLTDNGIASTALLGGSVALSDAVLAGVPGGIRVAGPDRTATAAAVVRDLWQTPTDGPRRYVLVNGFVDNGWAFGLASAGIGADHDAPTLLVGDQVSASTAELLGQCGNPEVQTVAIGDTSVIGSAVHSTVNTLDGQAC is encoded by the coding sequence ATGCACGTGATCACCCGCCGCCACTTCGTCGCGATCGTCCCAGCACTGCTGGCGCTTGCGCTGCTGCTCCCGGCCGCGCCGGCCCGCGCCGCACACCCCGGCCCCAACGGCCCGATCGCCTACCAGAAGGCCGACGGCACGATCCGCGTCCTCTCCCTCGACGGCAGCCAGGCCACCATCTTCAACCCCATCGTGGGCGTCACCGCCCTGCTGGAGAACCCGTCGGTCTCCCCCGACGGCACCCGGGTCGCCTTCGTCTTCGCAGGCCCCGCCAACACCGAGATCTGGACCTATCACCTCGGCAGCGGCCAGTACACCCAGCTGACCGCTGTCGACGAGCTCGGCCTGGCCTCCTCCCCCTCGTGGGAACCCGACGGTTCGGCCATCGTCTTCACCGGCATCGACACCCGCGACCAGCTGATCAAGCTCTGGTCGGTCACCCCGGACGGCCAGACCCGTCCGACCCCGATCGGCGGGCCGCCCAACGGCACGCTCGAGGTCGCCGTCTCCCCGCGCGGTGATGTCATCGCCACCTGGGACGAGATCGGCGACCGCATCGAGCTGTACGTCCGCGCGACCGGCGAGCAGGTCACCCTCTTCACCACCGGTGACGGCGGCATCGTCGGTGGTCAGTCCCCACAGGCCGAGACCGCCAACGGCCAGCCGTTCCAGAACGCCCTCAACTTCTCGTGGGCTCCCGACGGCAGCAGCGTGCTGTTCGACTGCAACGGCGGACAGGTCTGCGAGATCCGCACCGACGGGACCGGCCTGCGCATCGTCACCGACGGCATCCCCAACACCGGGCAGGCGTTCTTCCACGGCAGCTACACCCCTGCCGGTGACGAGATCGTCTACGCCGCCTTCCCGCCGTCCAACCCCAACAACCCGCAGGTGCCCCGCCTGTTCGTCGTGCCCGCGTCCGCCGGACGGCTGGCCGATGGCAGCAACGAGACGCAGGTCACCGTCGACGACGGACAGTTCACCGCCGACTCACAGCCAGATGTCGGGGTGGCCTTCGGGACCCCCCCGACCGGGGGGACACTTCCCCCGACCCCGCTGCCAGGAGGGGGCGGCAGCGGGGGAGGGGGCAGCACCAGCGCCTTCGACGACGACCCCGCCGTCACGCCGTCCATCGGCACCAACGACCCCACGACGACGGCGCTGGACATCTCCGCCGTCCGGTTCGGCCAAGCGGGCTCCGCCGACGTGGCGGTCCTGTCCCGCAACGACCGTTTCCCCGACTCCCTTGCCGGGACCGCCCTGACCGGCGATGGCCCGCTCCTCCTCACCTCCAGCGCCCAGCTGGACCCCGCGGTCGGCCAGGAGCTGACCCGCGCCCTTCCCGACGGGTCGACCGTGTACCTGCTGGGCGGCGTCAACGCCCTCTCGGTGGCCGTCGAGCAGGCCGTCCGTGACCTGGGCCTGACGCCGGTGCGCCTCGCCGGCCCCGACCGCATCGCCACGGCCCTCGCCGTCGCCGACGAAGTGCAGCGGCGGTATCCGGGTCGCGCACCGCTCGCACTGGTCGCCCGGGCTGGCGGTCCGGCGGACAACCCGACTGCCGGGTGGGCCGACTCGGTCTCCGCTGGCGGCCTCGCCGCCCGCAACCGCACGCCGATTCTCCTGACGGACTCCGCGGCCCTCGACCCCCGGGTGGAGGCCTGGCTGACCGACAACGGCATCGCCAGCACGGCGCTGCTCGGCGGTTCCGTCGCACTGTCCGACGCCGTCCTGGCCGGTGTGCCCGGCGGCATCAGGGTGGCCGGCCCCGACCGCACCGCCACCGCAGCCGCGGTCGTGCGCGACCTGTGGCAGACCCCGACCGACGGACCTCGTCGCTACGTCCTCGTCAACGGCTTCGTCGACAACGGCTGGGCATTCGGGCTGGCGAGCGCCGGCATCGGTGCCGACCACGACGCCCCCACGCTGCTGGTCGGCGACCAGGTCTCGGCGTCGACGGCCGAGCTGCTCGGCCAGTGCGGCAACCCGGAGGTCCAGACCGTGGCCATCGGCGACACGAGCGTCATCGGATCCGCGGTGCACAGCACGGTGAACACCCTCGACGGCCAGGCCTGCTGA